The following is a genomic window from Spirosoma foliorum.
GCACCAGCCAGGCCAGTAGGCTGGAACGGTATTGGTGTTATTCAGGTGCTGGATGAGTTTGGCAAGCGAACCGGCAACGGTAGACCGCTCAAATTCCAGAAATATTACCTGGATGATAATACCATTTTCAAGCCACTAACCGAAAAGCCGAACCAACCAGGCGACCCGGATTATATTGCCAGCTTGCCACTGCCAGGCATTACCGCTGGCTCTACGCCCTATCCGAGCCAGGCCATTTCCAGAGCCACCACCTTTAAACGTACAACCTGCACAGGGGGCGATATTGGGGAGGCTGCTCTGGTGGTGATCGCTGCCGGAAAGTACGGCTCTGAAATTGGCCAGGCGGAGGCCGATGCCAGAGCGGAGGCCGAATACACCAGCAAGAACACCCAGGCCTATGCCGACCAGTACGGCTCCTGTACGGTGGCTCCAGAACTCTACACCCTGGCCGTTCCAGCAGGCCAGTGGCATTATCGGGTAAATGACGGTAATCGCTTTGAGGTGGAATGGTACGAGGCAGGCGGCTCCTCGGTAAAGATTGGTAACACCTGGGATCTGCAAGGCCAAAGCCGACCCTATGTTTATCCACGCTATTCCAATGATTTAAACTTTCCGGTCTATTCAGCCAATTGGCGGTTTATCGTGTACGGTACGGCCACTAGCTCCGTTAATGTCAAGATCTACCAAAATGGCACAATTCGCTATAATACTAATGTGGCCATGAACTCAGACGGTTACGCGTACTTAGGCCTATCCGCTTTACTCACGCTGGCCTCAATGGATAAGTTATACTTTAAAGCCACCCAACTCTAACCATGAGCCTGCAAATACGAATCAATGGGGAGGAGATGGATCTGGCTCCCAACATGAGCACTGAGCTGGAGCTGCTCAATCCGTACCTGACGTTTGAGGATGTTCTGACCAGCAAAGCCACCATTCCCGCGCTGCCGATTACGGGCAAAAACCGGATCATCTTAGGCTTTCCAGAGCAGCTCCAAAACGATGCCGTAGGGCTCCGCTACGAGTGCGAAAAGTACTATAATGGCCAGCTCCTCCAGCAAGGCGTGGCCATCCTAACGGAGGCCTCTGATAGTTACACGTTTCAGGTGGTGCAGGCATTGGGTGAGCTGTTTGGTGATCTGCACACCACGCCACTCTCCGAAGTGGATTTTGGTAGTATTTCCCTGCCTGCCACGCTGCTGCCGGTGGTGCAGCAGTTTGGTCCCGGCATGGAGGTGCGAAATGTGGCCGCTTTTCCTACTATTCTCAATCCAGATTATTATGGATCTAATGGGGCATCCATCTCCTACTCTGGCAAAGTGAATGAGTACACCGCTGGAGCCTACACAGCAGCGGAGCCAAAGGTGCCTATGCCGTTTTTGATGGAGGTCATTAAGCGCTTTTTCGAGTTAACAGGGGTAAGTATTTCGGGCTCTTTTCTGGCTCATACGGAGCTGCAAAAGCTGCTTTTCTACAATACTAGGGCATTAGATGGCAGCTACACGCTGATTTTGAGCCAGCACCTGCCAGCGCTCACCATGCCGGTGCTGTTGCTGGAGCTACGCAAGCTATTTGGCCTGGCCATGCTGATAGATCCAGCCGAAAAATCCATTAAGCTAGATTTTTTAGGCGACTTTTTGGGCAACACGGCCACGAAAGACTGGAGCGAAAAGGCCGTAAAGACCTACAAAAAACGACCAGAGTTAAACCGCAGGCTTTTACTCTCCAGTGTGGTCGATGGCGGTGATGGCCTGGCTAAAGACAACCCGCCAGAGCTGGCCGACTATCTAACACCCGTACTGGACGAGGAGACAGGAACCACGCCAATAAGCTGCCAGCTTTCCACCCTGTTAACGGATGCCACCACAGGCCTGGCCATAACCAAACAGGCAGGCAGAACAGCACAGTTTAGCCAGCTCACCAGTAATTTTAGTCCACGGCTTTTATTCTGGAATGGACTCACGGCTGGCCTGCCGGTGGCCACGGCAAAATCAGGGGGCTACTCCTTGTACTGGACGGGAGCCGATGGCCTGGCCGCTAGGTTCTGGCCAGCCGTGGAGGCTATGCGAAAACGGATGTACTACCTGGAGCGGCAGATGGATCTGAATGAGGTAGATCTGGCCACACTGGACTGGAGCCAGAAAGTGCACATCAATGGCGTGGATTATTTGGTGGCCAGGATACAGGTGGCACTGCCGATAAAACAAGCAGCGCAGGTGCTGCTGTTAAGAGCATAGAGAATTACATCTTTAATGATAACTATTATCAATAGTTATCATTAAAGATGACTGTAATATTATTTATTGAATTTTGGGAAATAACCCTTTTATGATGTTAGTTAAAATATCAAGTCTCGCCAACAATTCAACAAGCCGATTCTCACTGAAACTTTCAATTACTTCTCTATTATTGTAATGGACAAGGATATTTCTAAATTCTCGTAAAATCCCAAAGTCCCTTATTTCTTCGTATTTTATATGACCTAAATTATATAGTTGATTTAAAAGATTTAATAATGAGGTATTGTTGTATTTTTCAATTTTCAATATTGAACATAAATCTCTTACGTAATACTCAAATTGAGTATAGTTTTGAACAAATAAACGTTCATAATCAATGATCTTTTGCTTTTCATATTCTACCTCAGAAATTAGTGAGTCGAAGTGTTCATTTAATCTGTCAGCAAAAAATCTATCAGCATCTAAAAAATATAAAGTTTTGCTAGTAGCGATGAATGTAGCTTGAATATAGTGATCGTGTGGTTGTTTATTTTCTTTAAGCCAATCCCCCTTAGTATTGTCATAGGTTAAGAATATAGCATCTGTTTTTTTTTCATTAATATAATTGATGATTTCATGATAGATAATATAATCTCCATATGGATTTTCAGGTTTTTCTTTTATGTCTCCTAGACCTGGAAAAGCAGCCTGAGGTTTTTTTATTTCATTAGTTACATTTTTTGAGTCATAACCTTTTCTTAAATTTTCGTACTCTCCTTTAATAACTTTAATATCATCCTCGCTTAAATTGTCTATTAGAGTCATTCCTAAAATTAAAGCTAATAAATCATCTTCATATTTTGCCTTATTAAGATTACTCTTTTTACTATCTACACTTTCAACTAAAGAATCATAATTTTTATCTAATTCTTCTGACATTTTTCTTAGAAAATTATCTAAAAAACTAAAGTCATTGATTACCTTTTTATTTACCTCTCTATATGATTTAATCTTATTAACAATATCGCTCCTAAATGATGTTTTTAATTTTTCCAATGTATCTTCAAAGAATTTCTCAATTACATCTTCTCTGTTTTTTACGAATTCCTTCTGTACTTGAGTAGTAATAATAATCCTATCTTTGAATTGAGAAAAGAAAGAAAACAGAGTTTTTCTATCTTTTTCAGAGATACTATAATATCTTAGAAAAACACTGGTATCTATAAAGATTGGTAGTTCATCTTTTAAGCTTATAGCTTGTTCTATTCCATTTCTATATCTACTAAGAGACTCAACATAAGTTTTTAGAGTAAGACTTTTAATAGATGTAGCGAAACTTATTTTACTTATACTACTAGCCATTTTGTTTCGGTCCCTGGTGAGTATTAGAAATTAAAAACAAACAAGCTATTTATTAGATTGATAGCTTGCCTTTGGGCATAAAAATAGGTATTTCGAACTAGAAACTCTAAAGCCACAGCCAGCCAGCCGTGGCTTTTTTGTGCGGCAGCCGTTGCTGTCCTTTTGGCCACCTATTTACCCGTTTAGCTTTCCGAAAAAAGCTAAACAATGGAAGCAACCAACGGCATACGGGGAGATGCCAGAGCCGAATGGCTCACCAATAACCGAGATGCAGCTAAGATACTAGACGGCTACACGATCCAGGCAGAGCGGGCTTTTATTCAGCGAATAGAGCAGGCAGGCCTCAAACTTACCGGCGAAATGTTAAATTCATTTCGGGCCACAGCAGCCAAAGAGGCCGGGGTTTTCGTGGAGTCCAGACTGGAGATGGCTGGCCTGGTTCGGCTCCGAGATTTACGATCGATGAACTACAGCCGGACACCCCCACTGGTGGCAATGGAGTCCTTTGTGGAAAAGGTAGGACTCTCAAAATTTGCTTATGTACCAGGCTACCCAACCGCTCACAAAGCGAAGCCTGCCAGTGAGCTGGCCAGTGTGGAGCGCATTGCCTGGGCCATCAAAATTAACCGGCAGCGCTACCCTTCCATAAAACGGGAATACCGAGGCATTTACTCCGATCCGCTCCTAAAGGATGTGCTCCCGTATCTGTATCGAGATCTGGCCACGGCCAGCAATTTAACCGCGCTCCGCGCCTATAAAGCTGTTTTTACTCAATCATAAGGCCACATTCACATGGTAAATCTAAACGAGGTGGCCAGCCTTACGCTCCAACTAAATCAGGGAGATGTAGGCAAGAGTATCGACACACTCAACGCAAAGGCCAAAGAACTAAAAACCACCCTTAAAGACATTGAAAAAGACGGAGGCAAGGGCTCCGAAAACTGGCAGAAATACAAGAATGAACTAGCCGATGTACAGAAAGCAACGGCAGCACTTAAAAAGGATGTAGACGTTACCACGCTCTCCTATGGCCAGCTAGATAACCTTATTAAGCAGCTCAATAAAGATCTTAAAACGCTCAAGCCTGGCACCGATGAATTTATTACAGCGGCCAAACGGTTAGGTGATGCCGAGAAGCAATTTAAGGGCGTAAAGGATGAGGTAAACAAGATTAAAGAGGGCGGTGATGAGCTTGGAAAGCCAACGCTCTGGAATAAAATAAGCTCTGGAGTGAGCACGATGGCCAAAGCCTTTAATGCCTTTATGGCGCTCCAGGTGATTGGCTTTATTGTCGACATTGGCAAAAGCATTTTTGAGACTACGGCCAAGTTTGAGAAGTACGGTAAAGTACTGGAAACGGCACTAGGGAGCCAGGAGGAGGCAAAGGCCGCAATGGGAGCCCTTAAGGATCTGGGAGCCAAAACAGCCTATTCCGTGGATGAGCTCACCGAGGGCTATGTAAAAATGGTGAACCGAGGCTTACGACCCTCCCAAAAGGAAATGGTGGCCATGACGGATCTCGCTGCCAGCCAGGGTAAAACGTTCGATCAGTTGGTGGAGGCTGCACTGGATGCACAAACCGGGGAAAACGAGCGCTTAAAGGAGTTTGGCATATCGGCTAAAAAAGCCGGGGATGAGGTCACGTTTAGCTTTAAAGGGGTAAATACCACTGTTAAGAATACACCCGAAGCCATACAGGGGGCCATTATTGCCTTTGGGCAAATGAACGGGGTGGCAGGCCAAAACGCCAAAATGATGGAAACCCTGGAGGGAAAGGCCTCCAATTTGGGCGACAACTTCGACAGCCTAAAAGTGGAAATTGGCGACAAACTAAAGCCCGTTTTCTCTGGCCTGCTTTCGCTCATGGGCGTAGGCATTACGGTGATTCGTAACCTGGTGGGCGTACTGGCTACGCTGATTACGGGCACCGTGAGCTATTACAAAACCCTGGCCGATTTTGCCGTGGGCGCTGGTGGCGTGATGAAAAATATGGCCGTGGCCATCAAAGAGTTTTTATCTGGAAACTTTGAGGCAGCAGGCAAGGCCTGGGATCAGACCAAAGCAGCCGGGGCCAAAGTGATTACCGACGTAAAAACCAACGTAAAAGCGGGAGCTGCTGCCGTGGTGGCCATCTGGAGCGATCCAGCCAACGTGCAAAAGGCTGAGTTTGCCGGAAAGAAACAGGGAGCCGCACATGGAAAAGGCCTGACCGATGAGCAGAAAAAGGCACTGGACAAACAAGCCAAAGAGGCCGAAAAAGCGAGAAAGGCCGATCTCAAAGAGCACGAAAAAGCCCTAAAGGAACGCGAAAAAGCCAACGAGAAAGCACTGGAGGAGCTGGCTAAATTGGAGGCTGCCGCTCACGTGGCCAGCATCAAAGACGAGATGCAACGCGAGTTTGCAAAGTTAGGCTCCGAGCGGGATCTAAAGGTGGAGGCCATTATGCGGGGCATCCAGGATGAGAAAACCAAGAACCTGGAAATTGCGGCTCTGGATAAAAAGCTGGAGGAGGATGTGGCCAGGGTGGCCGGGGAGTTTGCCGAGAAGAAACGCAAGAAAGCCGAGGAAGAAGAAAAGGCCAGGTTGGAGGCTAAAAAGTTTATTCTGGAGCAGGAGCGGCTGGCCGAAAATGCCCTACTGAATTGGCGGGAACTCACGGCCAAAGGCAATGCCAACCTACTGGCCGATGTGCACAAAGACCGGCTCACCATCCAGTATAATGCCACGATTGAAAAGCTCAACGCAGAGGAAGCAGCCGAAAAAGCCAAAGCTGCCAGGGAGATAACCGATAAGGGTCAACTGGCTACCGCGCTTACGTCTATTGAGGATCGTTACCGCAATGAGCGGCAGTTATCGAGCGCGAAAAACGCGGCAGAGATTGAAAAAATTGAGAAAGAGCTCAAGGAGAAAAAGAACGCGATTTGGTCGGAAACATCGAACGCATTCGGAGCACTTCTAAAAGGCGATCTCTCTGCGTTCGTTGACCATGCCAATAAGATAGTCCAGGGAGAGCAAGAGGCCTGGCAGAAACGACTCCAGGAGAATACGGAGAAGTATGCAGCCATTGGCCAGATGGCCAGCCAGGCGGCACAGTTTCTGGCTAACCTGGCACAGCAACGGGCAGATAAAGAGATTGCCGAAGCCAAACGGGAGCGGGATGAGAAAGTGGCCATTTTAAACGACCAGTTAGCCACCGAAAAGCTGGCCGTGGATCAGGCAACGGAGGCCATTAAAACCACTAAAGAGCAGGCCAGCGAGAACATCAAAACCATTAAGCAAACCGAGGCCGAGAAAATCAAGACGCTGGAAACACTCTACTCTGAAATGAGTAATTCGGAAAGTAAGGCCGATATGGAGGCCGAAATTGACCGAACCAACCAGGAGGCCACCGAGAAAAAAACAGCGGCCAAAGCGGTGCATGATGATGCGGTGGACAATGCCAAAGACGAGAAGCAGCAGAAAATTGATGCAGCCGAGGCCACCCGTGATGCCGAAATTGCCAGCATCCAAAAGCGTACCGATCTGGACTCAGCTACTCGTAAAAAAATGATCGAGGAAAGTAAGGCCAGAGCCGAGCTGGAGATTAAGCTGGCAAAGGAGGATTTTGAGACAAAAACCAAGCTCTCTGCCGACGAATACGAAGCCAAAACCAAAGATGCCACCGACGAAGCGAAAGCTAAAATTAAGCTCCTTAAAGAGCTGGAGACGGCGGATAAGGACAAGGCGAAAGAGTTGATCCAAACCGCCAAAGATGAGGCAGCGGCAAAGGTCAAAACAGCCGAGGATGAGAAAGCTAAAAAGCTCAAATTGCTGGAGCAGGAGAAAGCCACTAGAATCCAAAATAAAAAGGATCTAGAGGCCGCCATTGAGGCCGAAGATAAACGCGCCAAAGCGGTGGAGGCAGCGGCCAAACTCAAGGCCTGGAAAGCCCAACAGAACGCCGATATTGCCAGCGCTGTGATCACTGGAGCACTGGCCACCCTTAAGGCACTGGCCTCTGGTTTCTGGCCGGTGAACCTGGTGTTTGCGGCTGCTACTGCCGTAATGACGGGTATTCAGGTGGCCATGATTAAACGCCAGCCACAGCCAAGTTTTGACAAAGGCGGATTCATTCCAGGCGGTGGACGACATGGTTCCACCTACGGCACTGGAGGGCTGGCCATTGTGGATAGAGCCACAGGCCGGGAACAGGGCGAAATGGAGGGCGGTGAGGCCATCATTTCCAGAGAGCAAACTAGGGCAAACCTGCCGTTTATCCGTCGGATGTTTGCCAATGCCCGAACGCCAGGCAAGCGGAGCTCACCCGTTACGGATTTTAGTGGTACGGCATTCCGGGGGCCAGCTTTCCGAGAGGGTGGTTTGATGGATGGCCAAGCCTGGAGCGGCAGAATGTTCCGCTATGGGGGTTATGTCCCCAAACGCTACGAGGATGGCGGGGTGGCCGATTACTCCAGTGATGGAGAGGGGCCGCTAGGTGGAGCCGATCAGGCCAACCAGGCACAAGCGCAGGCTGTGGAACAGGGCAAACAACAGCTCAAAGTATTGGGTGAGATCCAGGAGGCCATCAAAGCAGCCGACACCAGCCAGCAGCAGGCCATGAGCCGACTGGCCAATTCGGTGACTTACTCCCTGGATGTGTCCACCCGCTCCAACGCGCAGGCAATGGATAACCTAGCCACCACCACAAAAAACGGTTTGGAAAGCCTGGCCTTTAGCACCAAAACAGGACTAAACGGAATGGGTAGCCAGGTAGCCAGTTTAAAGGGGTCTATCAATGCCGTAGAGGGGGCAGTGTATCAGGTTCGGGATTCCGTGAATGGCACCACCAATGCCGTTTACAACACGAACCAGGCCGGGCGTTTAGATAACCTCATAGGGGCTATTTCTGTATTTGGCAGAATAAAATAAAGCGAAACGCCCAACAGAAGAATCTTCTCTTTTGTTGGGCGTTTGATATGTAATGAGAGTTTACTAGGCTGAAAATCAGCTACCGAAGAAAATATTAAAACCAATCCCAAGCGTGGCAACTCGGTAGTTGTATGCTGATGAGTCAAATATGGACGCTTTCGAGCTATAGAAGTTATAGCCCAATTGGGCATCTAATGAAATACTTCGATTGATGAAGTAAGCTAGCCCAAGAGAAGGTGTTAAACTCGCTGAGGTTGACTCGTCATTCATTATAGTAGGTATAGTCTGTGAGTTTTCTTCATGGTAATTGGAGTGCGAATAAGTATAGGCAATTCCAACATAAGGCTTTAGTTTAGAGGCTCCTATATAATAACGGGCGAATGGGGAGACTCCAATACTTGTTACTCTCATTCTTCGAATAACCCCAAGATTTGAATAATCAGTGGAACTGTAGCTAATAGGAATACCAGTGCCTATCA
Proteins encoded in this region:
- a CDS encoding PIN-like domain-containing protein, which encodes MASSISKISFATSIKSLTLKTYVESLSRYRNGIEQAISLKDELPIFIDTSVFLRYYSISEKDRKTLFSFFSQFKDRIIITTQVQKEFVKNREDVIEKFFEDTLEKLKTSFRSDIVNKIKSYREVNKKVINDFSFLDNFLRKMSEELDKNYDSLVESVDSKKSNLNKAKYEDDLLALILGMTLIDNLSEDDIKVIKGEYENLRKGYDSKNVTNEIKKPQAAFPGLGDIKEKPENPYGDYIIYHEIINYINEKKTDAIFLTYDNTKGDWLKENKQPHDHYIQATFIATSKTLYFLDADRFFADRLNEHFDSLISEVEYEKQKIIDYERLFVQNYTQFEYYVRDLCSILKIEKYNNTSLLNLLNQLYNLGHIKYEEIRDFGILREFRNILVHYNNREVIESFSENRLVELLARLDILTNIIKGLFPKIQ
- a CDS encoding outer membrane beta-barrel protein; translated protein: MKNLICIVLLVFIQISAKAQTEKGRWNAGFSVGQFSYQKNDLLSGFSGSISPTAGYFVARNFLIGTGIPISYSSTDYSNLGVIRRMRVTSIGVSPFARYYIGASKLKPYVGIAYTYSHSNYHEENSQTIPTIMNDESTSASLTPSLGLAYFINRSISLDAQLGYNFYSSKASIFDSSAYNYRVATLGIGFNIFFGS